A stretch of DNA from Candidatus Aminicenantes bacterium:
CGTCCTGATCGGATTCCCTTCCCGCGATTTCGGTCCCCGCGGGACCGTCTATTGGCTGGCGGTTCAGATCATCGCGTAAAGAAGGATCATCCACCATCCCCGGGAAAGGAGCGCGGATCGGGGTATCGGCCAACGGCGAAAAGAGCCCGAAGCCGCCGGGCCAATACCCCTGGCCGCGCCTCCCGGAGATGGGAGATGAACCAATAATTAGGGTGAGTCGGGAAGGCCAGGGAAAAAAATAGGGATTTACGTATACTGTACCCCTATTCTTCGTACTCCTATTCTTTTTCTAAGACGACGACGGCCACGGCGTAGTCGGCGATGTGGCTCAAAGTGACCAAGGCGCGGGTATACCCATAGCATGCTTCGTCGACCACGCGCAGCACGGGCTGGCCCGACGCGAGATTCTCGATGCCGACCGCCGTCCAGGAGACGCGGTGACCGACGGCCTTGATGAACGCTTCCTTGGCCGCGAAGCGGGCCGCCAGGTGCATGAAACGGCTCTTCTTTCCGTCGCTGTAGGCGATCTCGATCGGCGTGAAAACCTTGTCGGAGAACCGCGGGTTGCGCTCGATGGCCTTCTGGATGCGGGCCACTTCGATCATGTCGACGCCGATACCCAGGATCATCGGTTTCCCCCTTTGCGTCCCTGCTTGCTCCGGGCCCAAGACCGGACCGACGGCCCGCCGCGCCCGGCGCCGAGGCCGAACGCCGGCGGCTGGCGGGTCTTGCGCCGCGGCTCGCGGGCCTTCGTCGGATTGGACTTGGACATGCGGCTCATCCTTTCAGGGCGCGAGCGGCCCGCCGCTTGCGGTGGAAAGCGACGGCGAAGCGGTGGGCCTCGTCGCGCACATGCTGCAGCAGCTTGAGGCCCGGGGATGTCCGCGCCAGCCGGATGCCCTCCCGCGCGGACCGAGTGTAGACGATCTCCTCCCGCTTGGCCAGCGAAGCCAGCGGCAACCCGCCGAGCCCGAGCCAGGCCAGGACCTTGGCGGCGGCGCGTATCTGCGGCTTCCCGCCGTCGACCAGCACCAGATCGGGGAGAGCGGCCTTCTCGCGCAGAAGGCGTCCGTAGCGGCGGCCCAGCACTTCGGTCAGGCTGGCCACGTCGTTCGGCCCCTGCACGGTCTTGATCTTGAACTTGCGATAGCCGTCCTTCCAGGGGCGCCCGCTCTCGAACGAGACCATGGACGCGACGGACTCGAGTCCCTGGGTATTGGAGATGTCGAAGCCCTCGATGCGGGACGGCAGGGTCGGAAGGCCGAGGGCTTTCTGAAGATCGAAGAGCGGTGTCAACCGTTCGTCCGCGGCCGCCAGCGCCCGCTCGGCGTTGCGCAAGGCCATCTCGAGGAGCGCTTTGTTCTTGCCGCGCGCCGGGACGTCGATCTCGGGTTCCCGCCCGCCCTCCGGCGTCAGCTCCGCCGCCAGGGCCGCCCGGTCCGCCGGCGGGAAGGGGACCAGGATTCGGGGCGGGACTTCGCGGCCGGCATAGAAGCCGCGCATCCCGTCGGCCAGGCTCGCTTCGGGGCTCTGCTCCGGATCGGACGTCTTCGGGATCTCGTGCGATCGAACGACCTTGCCCCGCCGCATAACGAACACGTAGAGCGCCTCGCGCCCGCCGCCTGCGGCCCGGCCGATGATGTCCTGGTCCTCGAGACGGACCGAGATGATCGCCGGTTTGATGCGGACCTGCTCAACCGCTTTGAGGACGTCGCGCCAGTGGGCGGCGCCTTCGAAGTCCTCTTCGGCCGCCGCCTTGTCCATGCGGGCCCGCAGGGCTTTGGCCAGCCGCTCCGTCCGCCCTTCCAGGAACAGCTTGGCGTCCCGCACCCGGGCCCGGTACTCCGCCTCGCCGATCAGGCCGACGCAAGGGCCGGCGCAGAGCTTGAGGTCGTATTCCAGACAGGGCCGCTTGCGGCCGCGGAAGACGGGCGCCTCGCACGTCCGCAAGCCGAACGACTTGGCCAGCAGGAGGATCGTCTTGCGGGCCTCGTTGGCCGGGCTGAACGGCCCGTATGTCTTCGACCCGTCCTGGACCACCTTGCGGCAGAAATAGATCCCGGGGAACGGCTCGCCTACGGTCAGCTTGAGATAGGGGAAGCTCTTGTCGTCCTTGAGCCGGAGGTTGAACTTCGGCTGCGCCTGTTGGATGAAGTTGTTCTCCAGGAAGGCGGCTTCCCGTTCGGAGCCGGTTAGGATGTAGTCGACGTCCATGGTCTCGGACAGAATGGCGGCCACCTTGGGGTCGTCCGAGGGCTGGAAGTAGGATTTGACGCGGTCGCGCAGACGGCGGGCCTTGCCGATGTAGACCACCCCGCCGGCGGCGTTCTTGAAGAAGTAGATCCCGGGCGTTTCCGGGAAGCCGGCGATCTTCTCCTGCAGCTTAATCATTCAGCAGCTCCAGGTCGTACTTGCGGAGCTTGGTGATCTCGTCCCGCAGCCGGGCGGCCTTCTCGAATTCCAGGGCCTTGGCCGCAGCCCGCATCTGCTTGTCCAGCTCTTCGATCCGCTTCTGCCGCTTGAGCGGCGACATGTAGGCGTCCTTGTCCTCGGCGATCTTGGTGTAGTCGATGTAGTCCCGCTCGTAGACGCTGGAGAGGATCTCGTCGATGGACTTGCGGATGGACTGTGGGGTGATGCCGTGCTTCAGGTTATAGGCTTCCTGCAGGCTCCGCCGGCGGTCGGTCTCGGTGATGGCCGCCTTCATTGAGTCCGTGATCTGAGCGGCATACAAAATGGCCCGCCCGTTGATGTTGCGGGCGGCCCGGCCGAAGGTCTGGATGAGAGCCGTGGACGAGCGCAGGAAGCCCTCCTTGTCGGCGTCCAGGATCGCCACGAGCGAGACCTCGGGCAGGTCCAGGCCCTCGCGCAGGAGGTTGATCCCGACCAGGGCATCGAAGCCGCCGCGCCGCAGCTCGCGCAGAATCTTGACCCTCTCCAGCGTCTCGATGTCCGAATGGAGGTAGCGCACCCGCAGTCCCTGTTCGTGGAGATAGCGGGTCAGGTCCTCGGCCATCTTCTTGGTCAGGGTCGTGATCAGGGTCCGCTCGCCCCGGACGGCGCGAGCCTCGATTTCCCGCCTCAGATCCTCGACTTGGCCCGCGACCGGCCGGATCTCGATTTGGGGGTCGATAAGGCCGGTCGGGCGGGTGATCTGCTCGACAACCCGGTTTCCGGCCCGCTGGATCTCGTGCCGGGCCGGGGTGGCCGAGACGTAGATCACGGCGTCGACCCGGTCCTCGAACTCCTCGAACATCAGCGGCCGGTTGTCCAGGGCCGAGGGCAGGCGGAAGCCGTGATCGATCAGGGTCTGTTTGCGGGAGCGGTCGCCGTGATACATGCCGCCGATCTGGGGCACCGTGACGTGCGACTCGTCGATGATGGTCAGGAAGCCAGTCGGGAAATAGTCGAGCAAGGTGTAGGGCGGCTCGCCCGGCTTGCGCCGGCTGAGGTAAAGCGAATAATTCTCGATGCCCGGGCAGTGCCCAAACTCGCGCAGCATCTCCAGATCGAAAAGGGTCCGCTCCTCGATCCGTTCCGCCTCCTGGACCAAGCCTTTATCCCGGAAGTAGGCGATGCGGATGGCCAGCTCCTTTTCGATGCCGGCCACAGCCTCGTCCAGGATCGGCCGCGGCGTCGAGAAAAAGGTCCGGGGATGGACGACGACTTCGGCCAGGGCTTCGAGCGCGGTTCCGAGCAAGGGATCGATCCGGTCGATGCGGGCGATGGCGTCGCCGTCGAGCTCCAGCCGGTAGGCCGACTCCTCATAGGCCGGGTAGATCTCGACCGCGTCGCCGCGGACCCGGAAGCCGCCCCTTTTTAGGTCGGTCTCCTGCCGTTCGTACTGGACGCCGACCAGGCGGCGGACGATTTCCCGCCTCGGCACGATCTCCCCGACCGTGAGCCGGAAGCTCATGTCGTAATAGGTCTCGGGGGCGCCGATGCCGTAGATGCAGGAGACCGAGGCCACGATTATGACGTCCCGCCGCGAGAACAGGGCGTTGCTGGCGGCCAGCCGCATGCGGTCAATCTCGTCGTTGATCGTGGCTTCCTTGGCGATGTAGATGTTGGAAGCCGGGATGTAGGCTTCGGGCTGGTAGTAATCGTAATAGCTGACGAAGTAGTGGACTGCGTTGCGGGGGAAGAATCGCTTAAACTCGCCGTAAAGCTGGGCCGCCAGGGTCTTGTTGTGCGAGATGACCAGCACCGGCCGGTTGGACCGGGCGATGACGTTGGCCATGGTGAAGGTCTTGCCCGAGCCGGTGACCCCCATCAGAACCTGGTGGGGGAGAGTGCGGGCCAGTCCTTCGGACAAGGCCTCGATGGCCAGCGTCTGGTCGCCCATGGGCTGGAAGTCCGAGACGAGTTCGAACGGGCGGGACGTCCGGGGAGGATCGAATCTCTTCATGGGATGCGTCGGTTCCTCAACGAAAAGGCGCCTCGCTCGGCAACCGCGGGAGGCGCAACCGGGCCGGGCGGGGCTTAGGCGCCCTTCGGCTTCATCTGGATGGCGCCGCGGAACATCGCGCCTTCCTGGATCGAGATCTGGGCGGCCGAGATGTTGCCCTTGATGCGGCTAGTCGGGGCCAGGAAGACGCGCCCCGTGGCTTGGATGTTTCCGGTCAGGGCGCCGTAGACGTAGACGTTGGCGGCTTCGACCTCGGCCTCGACTTCCGCCTTGAGGTCGACATAAAGATCGGCCCCTTCCAACCCGATGAGCCCCTTGAAATTCCCCTGCAGGACGAGATCCTCTTTTCCGGAGAGTTCGGCTTGAAGGGACAGCCCGGGACCCAGACGGCTGGCCCGGCTCGGGATTTCGCGAGGGCTCGAATCGCCGCTCAGGATCTCGTCGCTTCTGGCCATGGGCGCTCTCCTCGTCCGGGTCTAGGCGATCGATTATAGTGATCCCCTTGCCTAAAAGTCAACGCGGATGGGAAAAATTGACATCGATTCGGCCCTGTGTTATCCCTCTCCCTGGCGATCGGCGCGGCGGCGGGAAGAAATCCCTCCCCGCGATCGTCCAAAGCACGATTTTCATCACGGAGCAGGACATACCGCAGGTGACGCCTTTCCGACGCGATCTCCCCGCCTGCCCTGCCTTTTCCCCCGGATTTTCCCCAGCCCGCATGCTACCGGCGGTCAGCGTCCTGTCCGGCGAGGCCGCGGGATTGTCCCACCCCACTTTCCCAATCAAGAAGGAGATGGCATGAGAACCTGGACATCTCGTATCGTCCTGATCCTGGCCGCGGCGGGGATGCTGGCCCTGGCCGGCGGCATGGCCGTCGCCCAGACCGCCCCGACGACCGACGACTTGAGCCAATTCGCCTGGCGTTGGATCGGCCCGGTCAATTTCTCGGGCCGCATCACCGAGTTCGCCGTGCCCCGCGGGCAGACGACGACTTATTACATTCTGACGGCTAGCGGCGGCCTGTGGAAGACCGAAGATGCCGGGACGCACTTCGAGCCCATCTTCGACAAGTCCGGATCTATGAGCATGGGCTACCTGGCCATCGCGCCCTCCGACTCGAAGGTTCTCTACCTGGGAACGGGCGAGCCGATGCATGCCCGCGCCAGCACGCACGGCGACGGCGTTTGGAAGTCCGTCGACGCCGGCAAGACTTGGGCCAAGGTTGGGTTGGCGAAGAGCTACTTCATCCCCAAAGTCGCGGTCGATCCCAAAAACCCGGACATCGTTTACGTCGCGGCCGAGGGCAAACTCTACGACAACGCGCTCGACTGCGAGCGCGGCCTCTATAAGTCCACCGACGGCGGCAAGACCTGGGCCAACGTCTTTCCGGTCAAGGACCGCGGCGTCGCCGATTTCGTCATCGACCCGCGCGACGGCAACGTCGTCATCGCGGCGGCCTACAAGACCTACCGCCGGGCCTGGACTTATATGGACCGCCAG
This window harbors:
- the acpS gene encoding holo-ACP synthase, whose translation is MILGIGVDMIEVARIQKAIERNPRFSDKVFTPIEIAYSDGKKSRFMHLAARFAAKEAFIKAVGHRVSWTAVGIENLASGQPVLRVVDEACYGYTRALVTLSHIADYAVAVVVLEKE
- the uvrC gene encoding excinuclease ABC subunit UvrC, whose protein sequence is MIKLQEKIAGFPETPGIYFFKNAAGGVVYIGKARRLRDRVKSYFQPSDDPKVAAILSETMDVDYILTGSEREAAFLENNFIQQAQPKFNLRLKDDKSFPYLKLTVGEPFPGIYFCRKVVQDGSKTYGPFSPANEARKTILLLAKSFGLRTCEAPVFRGRKRPCLEYDLKLCAGPCVGLIGEAEYRARVRDAKLFLEGRTERLAKALRARMDKAAAEEDFEGAAHWRDVLKAVEQVRIKPAIISVRLEDQDIIGRAAGGGREALYVFVMRRGKVVRSHEIPKTSDPEQSPEASLADGMRGFYAGREVPPRILVPFPPADRAALAAELTPEGGREPEIDVPARGKNKALLEMALRNAERALAAADERLTPLFDLQKALGLPTLPSRIEGFDISNTQGLESVASMVSFESGRPWKDGYRKFKIKTVQGPNDVASLTEVLGRRYGRLLREKAALPDLVLVDGGKPQIRAAAKVLAWLGLGGLPLASLAKREEIVYTRSAREGIRLARTSPGLKLLQHVRDEAHRFAVAFHRKRRAARALKG
- the uvrB gene encoding excinuclease ABC subunit UvrB, producing MKRFDPPRTSRPFELVSDFQPMGDQTLAIEALSEGLARTLPHQVLMGVTGSGKTFTMANVIARSNRPVLVISHNKTLAAQLYGEFKRFFPRNAVHYFVSYYDYYQPEAYIPASNIYIAKEATINDEIDRMRLAASNALFSRRDVIIVASVSCIYGIGAPETYYDMSFRLTVGEIVPRREIVRRLVGVQYERQETDLKRGGFRVRGDAVEIYPAYEESAYRLELDGDAIARIDRIDPLLGTALEALAEVVVHPRTFFSTPRPILDEAVAGIEKELAIRIAYFRDKGLVQEAERIEERTLFDLEMLREFGHCPGIENYSLYLSRRKPGEPPYTLLDYFPTGFLTIIDESHVTVPQIGGMYHGDRSRKQTLIDHGFRLPSALDNRPLMFEEFEDRVDAVIYVSATPARHEIQRAGNRVVEQITRPTGLIDPQIEIRPVAGQVEDLRREIEARAVRGERTLITTLTKKMAEDLTRYLHEQGLRVRYLHSDIETLERVKILRELRRGGFDALVGINLLREGLDLPEVSLVAILDADKEGFLRSSTALIQTFGRAARNINGRAILYAAQITDSMKAAITETDRRRSLQEAYNLKHGITPQSIRKSIDEILSSVYERDYIDYTKIAEDKDAYMSPLKRQKRIEELDKQMRAAAKALEFEKAARLRDEITKLRKYDLELLND
- a CDS encoding polymer-forming cytoskeletal protein, giving the protein MARSDEILSGDSSPREIPSRASRLGPGLSLQAELSGKEDLVLQGNFKGLIGLEGADLYVDLKAEVEAEVEAANVYVYGALTGNIQATGRVFLAPTSRIKGNISAAQISIQEGAMFRGAIQMKPKGA